The Thaumasiovibrio subtropicus genome window below encodes:
- a CDS encoding patatin-like phospholipase family protein: MQLTHQRSQHTVKGILKGALVIASTLALFGCAVPNEYDELQGSPVSGNSAKPHERDTVSIGIAFGGGAARGVMHLGVIQALQEEGIYADVVTGTSVGSIAAVLYANNPDYDVLAPTILSFSDRAIKDFIISRKGLIQGKALADWVNNQIVHTDLSTMPVPVGIATTNLTTHEVYLFTGGNPGQAVQISSSVPGVFVPVSFKGDTFIDGGILSMVPVYGARDLGADIVIGIDVMCGAPPPVEPTAIGTLASTFWLQSCAEPQHEVTTADILITPVPTNTRFDDFGDDAGRREAIKNGYDATMAKMPEIKALLCEKDNQYCT, from the coding sequence ATGCAGTTAACTCACCAACGGAGCCAGCATACGGTGAAAGGTATTCTAAAAGGCGCACTCGTTATCGCGTCAACATTGGCCCTATTCGGATGTGCCGTACCTAATGAGTACGATGAATTACAAGGCTCCCCAGTCAGCGGGAACAGTGCAAAACCACACGAAAGAGATACAGTTTCAATCGGCATTGCTTTTGGCGGCGGTGCAGCGAGAGGCGTGATGCATTTAGGTGTTATCCAAGCGCTGCAAGAAGAGGGTATCTATGCTGATGTTGTCACCGGGACTTCGGTCGGGTCAATTGCGGCGGTTCTCTATGCAAACAATCCCGACTATGACGTACTGGCACCGACGATTCTTTCTTTTTCCGACCGCGCTATCAAAGATTTTATTATCTCTCGAAAGGGCCTTATTCAAGGCAAAGCGCTCGCGGATTGGGTAAACAATCAAATTGTTCACACTGATCTTAGCACGATGCCAGTTCCCGTTGGCATTGCGACGACTAACTTAACAACACATGAAGTGTACCTATTTACAGGCGGGAATCCTGGTCAGGCTGTTCAGATATCTTCCAGTGTTCCGGGTGTTTTTGTTCCTGTCAGCTTTAAAGGGGATACCTTTATTGATGGCGGCATCCTCTCAATGGTACCTGTCTATGGCGCTCGAGATCTAGGAGCCGATATCGTTATAGGGATTGATGTCATGTGTGGCGCGCCGCCACCAGTCGAACCGACAGCCATTGGCACGCTAGCCAGTACGTTTTGGTTGCAATCTTGTGCTGAGCCACAACACGAAGTTACCACTGCAGACATACTCATCACCCCGGTACCAACAAACACGCGCTTTGATGATTTTGGTGATGACGCGGGTAGGCGAGAAGCCATCAAGAATGGCTATGATGCCACAATGGCCAAAATGCCAGAAATAAAAGCGTTGCTGTGTGAAAAGGACAATCAATACTGTACTTAA
- a CDS encoding DUF2523 family protein: MFEWIGESFRYLLDFILRVLKTLLDALLDLLFIIIEILFDILIPVIEAVFEGLFDLFDLKAYVDMLPDAVAGIMGAIGIPEAMNIIMVAIGIRIILQLIPFVRLGS, encoded by the coding sequence ATGTTTGAATGGATTGGTGAGTCTTTTCGATATTTGCTCGACTTTATATTGCGTGTCTTGAAAACGCTTCTAGACGCCCTTCTTGATTTGCTCTTCATTATCATAGAAATACTCTTTGATATTTTAATTCCCGTGATTGAGGCTGTTTTTGAAGGGCTTTTCGATTTGTTCGATTTGAAAGCGTACGTTGATATGCTTCCTGATGCGGTTGCGGGAATAATGGGGGCAATTGGGATACCTGAGGCAATGAACATAATAATGGTGGCTATCGGAATTCGTATTATCTTGCAGCTTATTCCTTTTGTTCGATTGGGGTCATAA
- a CDS encoding helix-turn-helix domain-containing protein codes for MEGTNLSQPACMFSDLLKKVKPDNIQENINTLHKPTSTSSKPQPKIRRYTKLEIRQLKEMVEQGKTIKQIARKLERSPSSIRVKLKALGVTTSPKVPQDKVEYIARHYALYGAKAIADKLRISVDKVRRVAGSLGLSYKSRNAYNPPLPRSPLPYEMTQRVAFLQRDNPLSKDKVDDCVMLLYNTQGPSTPMIAIHMNDLMMAVEDHFERRRGVVSSACMFGWRRKQNISDSMLEKNDE; via the coding sequence ATGGAAGGCACTAATTTATCACAACCGGCATGTATGTTCAGCGACTTACTGAAGAAGGTTAAACCTGACAACATACAGGAAAATATCAATACACTTCATAAGCCTACATCTACATCGTCCAAACCACAGCCTAAGATTAGGCGCTACACTAAGCTTGAAATTAGACAATTAAAAGAGATGGTAGAGCAGGGGAAAACCATTAAGCAAATTGCTAGGAAATTAGAGCGTTCTCCATCATCAATCCGCGTCAAACTGAAAGCCCTTGGTGTTACAACTAGCCCAAAGGTGCCTCAAGACAAAGTTGAGTATATTGCTCGTCACTACGCATTATACGGCGCGAAAGCTATCGCTGATAAACTTCGAATATCAGTTGATAAAGTGCGTCGTGTTGCGGGTTCACTTGGGCTCAGTTATAAGTCGCGTAATGCTTATAATCCACCGTTACCACGTAGTCCGTTACCGTATGAGATGACACAGCGTGTGGCTTTTTTACAGCGCGATAATCCATTATCGAAAGACAAGGTAGATGACTGTGTGATGCTGCTTTATAACACGCAAGGTCCATCAACTCCGATGATAGCTATCCACATGAATGACTTAATGATGGCGGTTGAAGATCACTTCGAACGTCGTCGTGGTGTTGTCAGTTCTGCATGTATGTTCGGTTGGCGACGTAAACAGAATATAAGCGATTCCATGTTGGAGAAAAACGATGAATGA
- a CDS encoding DNA-binding protein: MENKEMGVTVTGIIKGARVRVVGAKNTELHELGIVLPRDDGFGGNESQTVIVRLSKDAVQSGMPAHLNSLKGKVCRVPVWVSAWAGNSGAQAQYNLDNARNVDVVEGK, translated from the coding sequence ATGGAAAATAAAGAAATGGGTGTTACAGTAACGGGAATTATTAAAGGTGCTCGTGTTCGTGTTGTCGGCGCTAAAAATACAGAGCTTCATGAGTTGGGTATCGTTCTACCAAGGGATGACGGCTTCGGCGGCAACGAGTCACAGACTGTTATCGTTCGCTTATCAAAAGACGCTGTTCAAAGCGGTATGCCTGCACATCTAAATAGCCTTAAAGGTAAGGTTTGTCGCGTTCCTGTCTGGGTATCTGCGTGGGCGGGTAACTCAGGGGCTCAGGCTCAATACAATCTCGATAATGCTCGCAATGTGGATGTGGTCGAGGGTAAATAA
- a CDS encoding zonular occludens toxin domain-containing protein — protein sequence MLNLIVGRPGGGKSYEAVKTHVIPAIETGRMVITNLPLEVDQFCAVYGEQCRYLIKIVETNYDQYGNRDRAFSAPEHYQSDWRDSHGRAPLIVVDECHMVLPRQGADVKTLEFLSMHRHHGYDITFITQSHKKLHRDVCDMVQNCYRCQKASALGADNRYVYKVQDGVTGAVVKEEIRKYEKRYFKFYKSHTASKGSVNEQGSSDITPIWKKWYVLAPAVLLPITLYFAASSMSSILNKGTEEKVKDESFETNQIEEIEINTIEQLSSSIENPESITEPTQENNKEHSESSKKHPLSEFRIYTKGYISQAVKFESVETYDPSLNYTKVYYSMYSSGNEQFQLTKKAIEKMGYTVTVYDECVSKLTYENEEIYAFCRRDVYKSDDSGFITLDDAMPI from the coding sequence ATGTTAAATCTAATTGTGGGTAGACCAGGTGGCGGAAAGAGTTACGAGGCGGTAAAGACGCATGTCATTCCTGCTATCGAGACGGGGCGCATGGTGATAACTAATCTCCCTCTTGAAGTTGACCAGTTCTGCGCAGTGTACGGCGAGCAGTGTCGTTATCTTATTAAAATCGTTGAAACCAACTACGACCAATACGGAAACCGCGACCGTGCTTTTTCGGCTCCTGAGCATTACCAGTCTGACTGGCGTGACAGTCATGGCCGTGCGCCGTTAATTGTTGTTGATGAGTGCCATATGGTGCTACCACGCCAAGGCGCTGATGTTAAAACGCTTGAATTCTTATCTATGCATCGACATCACGGCTATGACATTACGTTTATTACTCAGAGTCACAAGAAGTTACACAGGGACGTGTGTGACATGGTTCAAAACTGCTATCGTTGTCAAAAAGCTTCTGCTCTTGGTGCTGATAATCGTTATGTGTATAAGGTGCAAGATGGTGTTACTGGCGCTGTCGTTAAAGAGGAGATAAGAAAGTATGAAAAGCGCTACTTTAAGTTCTATAAGTCTCACACTGCCTCTAAAGGCTCTGTTAATGAGCAAGGAAGTAGTGATATAACGCCTATTTGGAAAAAATGGTACGTTTTAGCGCCTGCTGTGTTGTTGCCTATTACTCTATATTTTGCCGCTTCATCAATGTCAAGTATTCTTAATAAAGGAACCGAGGAGAAAGTTAAAGATGAGTCATTCGAGACGAATCAGATTGAAGAAATCGAAATAAATACCATCGAGCAACTTAGTTCATCCATTGAAAATCCGGAATCAATAACAGAGCCAACTCAAGAAAATAATAAAGAACATTCAGAGTCTTCAAAAAAACACCCTCTTTCGGAGTTTCGAATCTACACAAAAGGATATATCAGCCAAGCGGTTAAGTTTGAAAGCGTGGAGACTTATGACCCTTCTCTTAATTACACAAAAGTCTACTATTCTATGTATTCTAGTGGCAACGAGCAATTTCAACTCACAAAGAAGGCAATAGAAAAGATGGGTTACACGGTCACTGTCTATGATGAGTGCGTTAGCAAGTTGACGTATGAGAATGAAGAGATATATGCGTTTTGCCGTAGAGATGTATACAAATCAGATGATTCTGGCTTTATAACTCTTGATGATGCAATGCCTATATAG
- a CDS encoding single-stranded DNA-binding protein, with the protein MLKIEIFQDDVKINTRISPGKEGKPPRTIREQDAYAHISGRFPTLMKLQVEEGQPPYEAGVYTVHSSSFVVNNFGALELKRFGQMIEPLELEL; encoded by the coding sequence ATGTTAAAAATCGAAATCTTCCAAGACGATGTGAAAATTAATACACGTATATCCCCTGGTAAGGAAGGAAAGCCACCGCGAACGATCAGGGAGCAAGATGCTTATGCTCATATCTCAGGTCGCTTTCCTACGTTAATGAAATTACAAGTTGAGGAGGGGCAACCGCCTTATGAAGCCGGAGTTTATACAGTTCATAGCTCTAGTTTTGTTGTTAATAACTTTGGTGCACTTGAATTAAAAAGGTTCGGGCAAATGATAGAACCGTTGGAACTGGAGCTTTAA
- a CDS encoding cation:proton antiporter → MSLGILFFSVLFFGLYASKLVAKFRLPGVLGMVFVGGVIGHYVGDNLPASFDESATFLKSLALTIILLKAGLGISVDQLRRAGRAAVLMTFVPCLFEGAALTYIFHWLFGFDWAVAGLTAFMIAAVSPAVVVPTMLEMKAKGFGKKREVPTIVLAGASVDDVIAITLFSVCLGLATTGDSAIGAALLSIPTSIIIGLIPGLVLGMVLAWVFTRFSVSMIEKVLLLLTLSVLLVEVGHYFESAALLGVMAVGFILLEHAQKSANELASLLGHLWFFAQIVLFVLIGMSVDLGVAMESGAMGLLAITLGLVARSIGVMVATQFSSLNLKERLFCVVAYLPKATVQAALGGVALAAGVPEGQTILALAVLAIIFTAPLGLIGITTFAPRLLEKDE, encoded by the coding sequence ATGTCACTCGGCATTCTCTTTTTCTCTGTCCTTTTCTTTGGCTTATACGCAAGTAAACTTGTCGCAAAGTTTCGCCTGCCAGGTGTACTCGGTATGGTTTTCGTTGGGGGTGTGATTGGCCATTATGTTGGTGACAACCTCCCTGCCTCATTTGATGAAAGTGCCACTTTTTTGAAGTCGCTCGCCTTGACTATCATTCTTCTCAAAGCGGGATTAGGGATCAGTGTTGATCAACTGCGTCGTGCTGGGCGAGCTGCGGTACTTATGACATTTGTGCCCTGCTTGTTCGAAGGTGCAGCGCTAACATACATTTTTCACTGGCTTTTCGGGTTTGACTGGGCGGTAGCGGGCTTAACGGCTTTTATGATTGCAGCTGTTTCACCAGCGGTTGTCGTGCCGACAATGCTTGAAATGAAAGCAAAGGGGTTTGGCAAAAAACGAGAAGTGCCGACTATCGTGCTGGCTGGCGCGTCGGTAGACGATGTCATCGCTATTACGCTCTTCTCGGTTTGCTTGGGGCTTGCAACGACGGGTGATTCAGCAATCGGCGCTGCGCTATTAAGTATTCCAACGTCGATTATTATTGGCCTGATACCCGGTCTTGTTCTTGGTATGGTGCTCGCTTGGGTTTTTACGCGCTTCTCGGTTTCAATGATCGAGAAAGTACTACTGCTACTTACGTTATCAGTGCTATTAGTTGAAGTGGGGCATTATTTTGAAAGTGCAGCGCTATTAGGTGTCATGGCTGTCGGTTTTATCTTGTTAGAACACGCTCAGAAAAGTGCCAATGAGCTAGCTTCCCTGCTCGGGCACTTATGGTTTTTTGCCCAGATCGTTTTATTCGTGTTGATTGGTATGTCGGTCGATCTGGGCGTCGCTATGGAGTCTGGTGCAATGGGCTTGCTAGCCATTACTTTAGGTTTAGTCGCACGGTCAATTGGGGTCATGGTCGCAACGCAATTTTCATCGTTAAATTTAAAGGAAAGACTATTCTGTGTTGTTGCGTATTTGCCGAAAGCGACGGTACAAGCAGCACTGGGTGGTGTCGCTTTGGCTGCGGGCGTCCCGGAGGGACAAACTATTTTAGCGCTTGCCGTACTCGCCATTATATTTACAGCGCCTTTAGGGCTAATCGGTATCACAACGTTTGCGCCGAGATTGCTTGAAAAAGATGAATAG
- a CDS encoding phage/plasmid replication protein, II/X family, with amino-acid sequence MFFIDQLFMQQDHHEGGLPLVGRHVIERVELETGEKLPPSVNQKVLEGSFSTKLTVRCDGMRVRVEGNPSRWQRVDNVFGLQTLDECVEVYNHVLASFDLPLFTKNTRLHHRQTPESKASSLVGDGAEITLIDWTRNHSVGKGKEQSFIRGLSSMQIGRGRKPKLYPDGQTCNWGEGSTWVMSKLYNKAVELQRHLKKDQRKKLGVAPEIVEYIKNLIDYCESTGVVREEHSLRQTMLKRHNLQFYGIVTEKDFYPHLQDIENAMNTIQISHDEHQSIAHQLLAAGAVDTMRKANVTMHYFTMWQLGEDLRQVLSERQFYEHKARLKVIGIDIGQMFDVSRMCPTLKRSERIEVQPLTAPDWYKMPVVAESNVLPFKAIA; translated from the coding sequence ATGTTTTTTATAGACCAACTTTTTATGCAGCAAGACCATCATGAAGGTGGTCTTCCGCTTGTTGGCCGACATGTTATTGAACGGGTAGAGCTAGAAACAGGTGAAAAGCTTCCTCCATCTGTTAATCAGAAAGTATTGGAAGGTTCATTCAGTACTAAGTTGACCGTTCGTTGTGATGGTATGCGTGTGCGTGTTGAGGGGAACCCGTCTCGCTGGCAAAGGGTGGATAATGTGTTCGGCCTTCAGACACTGGATGAGTGTGTTGAGGTCTATAACCATGTTCTGGCCTCGTTCGACTTACCATTGTTTACCAAGAACACACGATTACACCACCGCCAAACTCCAGAGAGCAAAGCGTCTTCATTGGTTGGTGATGGGGCGGAAATCACCTTGATAGATTGGACTCGAAATCACTCAGTAGGCAAGGGCAAGGAGCAGTCATTTATCCGAGGCTTGTCATCAATGCAGATAGGGCGTGGTCGAAAACCGAAACTCTATCCAGATGGACAAACATGTAACTGGGGTGAAGGGTCTACGTGGGTGATGAGTAAGCTCTATAACAAGGCTGTTGAGCTACAACGACACTTAAAGAAAGACCAAAGAAAGAAGCTAGGCGTCGCACCTGAAATCGTTGAATACATAAAAAATTTAATCGACTACTGCGAATCGACGGGCGTCGTTCGTGAAGAGCACAGTTTAAGACAAACCATGTTGAAACGACATAACCTCCAGTTCTATGGAATCGTCACCGAAAAAGACTTCTATCCGCACTTACAAGACATTGAGAATGCCATGAATACAATCCAGATATCCCATGACGAACACCAGTCTATAGCTCATCAATTACTGGCCGCAGGCGCGGTCGATACCATGCGGAAAGCCAATGTCACTATGCATTATTTTACCATGTGGCAACTTGGTGAAGACCTACGTCAGGTTCTCTCTGAAAGACAGTTTTATGAGCATAAAGCGCGCTTAAAAGTCATTGGTATCGATATAGGTCAGATGTTCGATGTCAGCCGTATGTGTCCGACGCTTAAACGCTCTGAGCGCATTGAAGTACAGCCGCTAACTGCACCGGACTGGTACAAGATGCCAGTCGTTGCCGAATCAAACGTATTGCCATTTAAAGCTATCGCTTAA
- a CDS encoding helix-turn-helix domain-containing protein: MDDLTMSIGEVLKDRRLALSIKQEDIAEQMNVTVQTVSKWERGVTEPKARDVSKLAEILLVTEGEICRGELNSANVSKMDFMKKIASIKMKLDDVAFFSTVYDYIPDKKGLLDKLEHELLRQQAEEHWMVIDEAEKENWFAYLEYKKRQERNEILSDIYEAEGQEGVDNYLKSEI, from the coding sequence ATGGATGACTTAACGATGAGTATTGGTGAAGTGCTTAAAGACCGACGTTTAGCACTGAGTATTAAGCAGGAAGATATTGCAGAGCAGATGAATGTAACTGTTCAAACAGTTAGCAAGTGGGAACGAGGCGTCACAGAGCCCAAAGCTCGTGATGTAAGTAAACTCGCTGAGATTTTGCTCGTAACCGAAGGCGAAATTTGCCGTGGAGAACTTAACTCGGCCAATGTCTCTAAAATGGATTTCATGAAGAAAATCGCCAGCATAAAAATGAAACTCGATGATGTGGCATTTTTCTCGACCGTCTACGATTACATCCCTGACAAAAAAGGGCTATTAGATAAACTTGAGCATGAGCTACTAAGACAACAAGCAGAAGAGCACTGGATGGTGATCGATGAAGCAGAAAAAGAGAATTGGTTTGCTTATTTAGAGTACAAAAAACGCCAAGAGCGGAACGAGATTTTATCTGATATATATGAAGCAGAAGGTCAGGAAGGTGTAGACAACTACCTTAAATCCGAGATCTAA
- a CDS encoding ribosome recycling factor family protein, with protein MHSIKIPINSLMRRVGRIEVHRLSELFAAHQCQLKRIGRSRNYLLIGEYDCILASLIEVKEHAELEDSASLKRVHASIYKETLRVGVLTPTHTLRISKFNALDKQDRDALIALITETRLTMKRIRYGRHIDITGQVEQLTSFTHALDSTAVQSLQPVTNTLQRQLKSLGATLPRVDSKISLINAIRANPSITVAELCFQFGCTTKAAREALDEYEFLL; from the coding sequence TTGCACTCGATCAAGATACCCATCAACTCACTCATGCGTCGTGTCGGTCGCATCGAAGTGCACCGACTATCGGAGCTGTTTGCAGCACATCAATGCCAGCTAAAACGCATCGGGCGCAGCCGTAATTATCTACTCATTGGCGAGTACGACTGTATCTTGGCGTCACTTATCGAGGTCAAAGAGCACGCTGAACTTGAAGACAGCGCCAGTTTAAAACGCGTTCATGCGTCTATTTACAAAGAAACGCTAAGGGTAGGGGTGTTGACACCCACGCATACCCTACGTATTTCTAAGTTCAATGCGCTTGATAAGCAGGACAGAGACGCGCTCATAGCACTCATCACTGAGACGCGCTTGACGATGAAAAGAATCCGCTATGGCCGCCATATCGACATTACTGGTCAAGTTGAACAACTGACGTCCTTCACTCATGCATTAGATAGCACCGCCGTCCAATCACTACAGCCAGTCACCAATACACTGCAGCGTCAGTTGAAATCCCTTGGCGCAACGCTTCCACGTGTTGACTCCAAGATATCACTGATCAATGCAATTAGAGCTAACCCCAGTATCACCGTTGCTGAGCTTTGCTTTCAGTTTGGCTGCACAACAAAAGCCGCCAGAGAAGCGCTGGATGAGTACGAGTTTTTGTTGTAA
- a CDS encoding DUF3653 domain-containing protein — MRMAKGRTLQWFDEEWQDWKFNGKYLITPEGWELKPHQVVTGYYLLQIGAEPDISEVTTLMKTARALQRYLR; from the coding sequence ATGCGAATGGCGAAGGGGCGGACATTACAGTGGTTCGATGAAGAGTGGCAAGACTGGAAATTCAACGGAAAGTATTTGATAACGCCGGAGGGGTGGGAGTTAAAGCCACATCAAGTCGTCACAGGGTACTATCTACTGCAAATAGGAGCAGAGCCGGACATCTCCGAAGTGACAACGCTAATGAAGACCGCCAGAGCTTTGCAAAGGTATTTAAGATAA
- a CDS encoding replication initiation factor domain-containing protein codes for MKTFVDYLSISYTPDVINQINELARQGASVKAVTSYQGRIALQDVGCDYRAELKRLLSEFDFEYSADSDGVKHDYNHCRKELLSHVGLAALDKLCHAELVEFIAMFNREFDITGAEWEIQQREKGLFGYDYSASLLCNGSDVGKVAWGCKNNGCYISLTGMGCRAVDMHSIRRYFDSVPGAKLTRLDLAYDSLDGSANFATCSKLYKRNLFSLPNRKAPKYKIFVGGQLNHGKMSKLDACDGRTFYVGKRENGKMLRCYEKGKQVQSENNPDWVRWEVEFRAKDRVIPFSALTETDDYFAGAYPALAAILKEDGKPIKTTKRTYIRSVELAVENAAVGFGKLVNFMRNVMGKTDKEIVDRMTQHLEIDEIPDRLNIPPLDEGIEGLDIPASQLKPHIYDRTENHGK; via the coding sequence ATGAAAACGTTTGTCGATTACCTCAGCATTAGCTATACGCCGGACGTGATAAATCAAATCAATGAGCTGGCTAGACAAGGTGCAAGCGTTAAAGCGGTGACAAGCTATCAAGGGCGCATTGCGTTGCAAGACGTCGGCTGTGATTATCGCGCTGAGCTGAAGCGCCTTCTGAGTGAGTTCGATTTTGAGTACAGCGCTGACAGTGATGGCGTTAAGCATGACTACAACCATTGCCGTAAAGAGCTTTTGAGCCACGTCGGACTTGCTGCACTTGATAAGCTGTGTCATGCAGAGCTTGTTGAGTTCATAGCGATGTTTAACCGAGAGTTTGATATTACGGGTGCTGAGTGGGAAATTCAGCAACGTGAAAAAGGCTTGTTTGGCTATGACTACTCCGCTTCACTTCTTTGCAATGGCTCAGATGTCGGGAAAGTCGCTTGGGGCTGTAAGAACAATGGTTGCTATATCTCTTTGACGGGGATGGGTTGCCGCGCTGTAGATATGCACAGTATTCGCCGTTACTTTGATAGCGTCCCTGGTGCAAAGCTGACACGTTTAGATTTGGCTTATGATTCACTCGACGGCTCTGCGAACTTTGCAACTTGCTCAAAGCTTTATAAGCGCAATCTTTTCTCTTTGCCAAACAGAAAGGCTCCAAAATACAAAATATTCGTTGGCGGTCAACTCAATCACGGCAAAATGTCGAAACTGGACGCTTGCGACGGTCGCACTTTCTATGTCGGTAAGCGCGAAAACGGCAAGATGTTACGCTGTTACGAAAAAGGAAAACAGGTTCAATCTGAAAATAATCCAGACTGGGTTCGCTGGGAAGTAGAATTCAGGGCGAAAGATAGAGTTATTCCTTTCTCGGCTTTAACTGAAACGGATGATTATTTCGCGGGTGCCTACCCTGCCCTCGCTGCTATTTTAAAAGAAGATGGAAAACCAATAAAAACAACAAAGCGAACTTATATCCGCTCTGTAGAATTAGCTGTAGAAAATGCGGCTGTTGGCTTCGGTAAATTAGTTAATTTCATGCGCAATGTCATGGGTAAGACTGATAAAGAGATTGTTGACCGAATGACTCAGCATTTAGAAATAGATGAAATACCAGACAGATTAAACATACCGCCTCTAGATGAAGGCATTGAAGGCTTAGATATTCCTGCAAGTCAATTGAAACCACATATATACGATAGGACTGAGAATCATGGAAAATAA